One Solenopsis invicta isolate M01_SB chromosome 15, UNIL_Sinv_3.0, whole genome shotgun sequence genomic window, AAAGAGTTAAAAATCTCTATTATCGCGACTTTCGATTCGATTTTAATAAGCTTTagatatgttaaaatatgttaaatcatgttaaaatatgttgaaacaaaaataagaaatacatatttttctatatgtgCTAAATCGCACCTTAATGGAGAGAAATACTTCTTtgaaaaaatcagtttttttcttttaaagcgaATAGcgttaaaattgtaaaacatagaaaaagagttaaataaaaattgaatggttttataatagtgataaaaaaGCGTTTAACAAAAGGTTTCTcaaataacaatgataaattttttttacaatttctctactattttattcttttcttttgacaaaattaatgttattttaagacTAATTCAATTATATGTGATAAAGTTTCTTTTCAACAtatcattttttagaaataattacgaATCTTTATATATGCATGctagaaaaatagtaaataataaaatgaatttctTAAGTTgctaaatttatataagatcACTCATAAAAGAATTACAATCACTCACTGTTTTGTTGGGATCCTCAACAAAACTTTACTGCCGTGCCGTTATCAACTCTAATTGATAAAGTTAGTCAAATATATCATTCGTCGAAAAGatagatttcaaactttttttatttcctggTCTGaatctcctatctcattccgtcttcacacagcaagttCGAAATTCCATAGGGGGTCTTCCAGAACCCGAAATGTGTTTATCaattaagcatttatatatttaacttacctacatagatttaatttaagtttgaaCAAatgtttgaactgaaaaaattcaaCTGAAGGaattcaagttgaaaaatttagccaagttaacaacttttttcctcggtatataaaaaagtatacgtATCTGTTGTTTTTGTtgtttctatattttaacatgtttattaaaattggagAGGGAACACTTGATTGTGTTCTCATTTTAcgttgtattaataattataatttgtataattaaaataactatacaCATATATAGTTAGTACCTAATACATATATAgttagaaaatgaaaataaatcatagttaaagtaatttaattgcaactatttcttttctcagtgtgattttcattttctttttattcttcaatgagtcataaaaaaaaattaattgagtttTCATAcatctttgattaaaatattttttatttatatatatttttgaatatttatcttgtatgtatatgtaaatgtGTTGTTTATGTGGAACAAATACAGATTAATAGGTAAATGGCCAAATtcgtatacatatacaaaagCGATCGCTGAATATACTGTACGACAATACAGTATCGGAATTCCAACCTGCATCATACGACCGTCGATTGTAACGTCAACAATCGAAGAGCCAACCAGTGGATGGATCAACAACATTTATGGAGCGATGGGCGTAGTTGTAGGCAGTGCCATAGGTTTAATGCGTACTCTACATTGTGATCCTGACAAAGTGGCAGAAATAGTGCCGGCTGATTATGTCATTTCGCACATCATCGCCGCGAGTTGGGATACCGCCAaaagaaagtaaatttaattcaaagataCTAAAGTAGAGTTctgtcaaatatttaatatttaatcagatACCTTTAaacagatttattttaatttaattgttattttaatttattacgaaaatatgttttatttacactaattatttttagtccatatgaataaataattaaagttaaataaaattaactgatAATTTCTATACTTGGGattattattatacgtatatacgtaTGTGGCGCGCGcacgtatgtgtatgtgtgcgtgtacatatataataaatatatatatatatataatatatttattatatattatataatattattttatattatgtgtaatatattatatgatatataatgttatatattattttatattatatatataataataatatttataatcaatatacatatataagggCAAACGCGATTATactaataattttcataactcTGTCATCATTATTGCGTAATTaccttttttctgttttttataattatgcacattataaaaattaaattgcattaagatTTAAATTcctaatgtttatttatatttttaatgattgatTATAAAGAAGtcaaatactttaaaatttaattatacttatggatatcgcttttttttaaataggaagTATGTAATTTGtgtaagaaaaagataattaagtgatattattttttaaaatatttattgaaatattaattatataaaacttccGTCATAATAGTGGCTTACAGTACTACATTTTGATTCAAGTgagtgttataatttttttattacagctaattgtactaataataaatattgtaattttttcgcAAGGAATTTACAGTATAAAGTActatatatattatgaaaaacaaaagcaaaaagaTGTTATGCAATTACTACACGAACTAAATAAGACTGACGTAATCAAACGATAAGATCGCAAAAAAACTACACTACAAtgagatttaaatataaatagaatgtaAATTCTTCTTAAAAATGTCATACAACACAATTCTAGCAAGTCTAACTGAATTAAGAATGTATGAtattgaaaaactttttatgCTCTCTTAtgtacagattaaaaaaatccttttattctattaatataatggcttctattaatatctttctaaataacaaaatgcgTATAAGATACACACAACTgtatcatttataatatatatgtctTTTTGTTAGAAATACTCTACTGAGCATCGAGAATGCGAATCCGGATGTTCCAGAAACAGAGAGGATACCGATTTACAATTACGTATCGATATGTCAAAATCCCATCACCTGGAGAAAGTTCATGTATCTAAATGAGAAGTATGGCAAGCTTGTACCGAGCGAACACGTTCTCTGGTACTACATGCTCTtcctaaataaatataaatttatgcacGATGTCTGTGTGATATTTCTACACATGATACCTGCTCTCATATGTGACACTATACTCTTTCTCAGCGGCCGAAAACCAATGTAAGAGAGTTACCGAGTTCTTCGGAAAGAATAACGTAGTACTATCGCAAATTTTGCAGGCTTTAATGGAGTTGTAAATTTTCAGGCTATTGAAAGCATACAAGAAGATACACACATTTTCCGCTGTAATATCGTATTTTTCGACGCAACAATGGCAATTCAAGAACGATGCCGTTATTAAGCTCTGGAGTCGTATGAATTCGGCCGATCGCAAAATATTCCATTTTGACATGGATAACCTGAATTGGGAAttgtatattaaacaaataataccTGGTTTACGTCTATACTTAATTAAAGATAGTATGGATActgtaaaaaaaggaaagaagaaatacAGGAAGTGAGTAATATCCCGTACATAGATATATCGCTATTGTCTTTTGTCTCGcgcaatgtttaatttacatgtaataaattctttttttttttctttcagattaAAGATATACCATTATACTGTGGTAACTGTTTGCACGATTTTCCTAATATGGGGCGTAATGAGTTTAATAAGTTGTATAATATCGTTTTTCTGATCGCATAACTACAAAAGAACTACAAAAGAGTTAGtggaaataaattatgataataagaggaaaaaatgttaataattgaaattaattgcaTCGTTTTCACTTATTGCTTTTGCACATCGATCTATCTCATACGCACATCATTattctttagaaaaaaagattccATATTCACGCAAGTTCTCTTTTACTCATCCATGCGTGTATGAGTAATCGCCAGTTATATATCTAAGAACACACGTCCTTCGTGTTGTTTACTCATTACAAAAAATGCCACGTGTATATTTCCCTAATGGATCGGAAAGTTTTGTATGcgcaatgtattatattatgcGAATTCTCACGTGAGGGTCAGTGCGATTTGAAAGTAAAGTACCGACATGCAATGAGGCGATTGATGGTAAAAGTAGACTTTCGCGTTTGCAAAATAGAAGCCGTCATTATTGAGGAATAGTAGCGGATACAGATGCAAAGTGCACgatgcagtgtatgtacacgtgCCCATGTGCATCTGAATtgcaaattagaaaataaacagATTAATATTCCAGTGCATTAATATTCGATTGTAGTATCGATGTCGTTGCTTGAAATCTAAAACCTATGAATTCTGGCTTTCGTCAGATTTAATTCTTCagattcaaaaaataaatatttaatatatataatatgaataaactGAACACATAAGTCggagttgtaaaaattattatttagcactAAGATCCGCTATGACCGATTTAGgccgttttatatttataaataaattgaattctcAATACACCGAAAAggataatatttgataaaattttataacattatatcatatgcataattataatcaCTTTTTGTCGTATTTCGTATCATAGCCATTATAGAcctattttgcattattttcttcttattcATATAGTTATTATAGATATTGTAtcctatatatttaatttttttccaattatgacattgtattcaaataaaaagaataaaaagaaaagttaaattgtaattttttatttatttattaaattgttttatttataaatataaattcaaaactaaaagtcttaataaatttactaatctttacatattataataaacagaaGTTTTTGATTTGCACCTTTCATTTAGGATAACGCTctaataatgatattcttttt contains:
- the LOC105205298 gene encoding fatty acyl-CoA reductase wat-like, whose protein sequence is MTQTNKDYLEDMLDMSDVPNINDCQSEIPQFFARSNILITGGSGFLGILLIEKLLRCCPDIGKMYLFMRTKKDKSPEQRLKDQFDDIVYERLKKEQPNFSTKVIMIEADLNKFNLGLSQEDRKRLLDVNYIYHAAATVRFNESLHTAVNINIRGTKELLLFAKEMPNLKAFVYISTAFSNCVHNFIDEKHYSPPIETDKILTLVDILDDEKLDKFTPTLIGKWPNSYTYTKAIAEYTVRQYSIGIPTCIIRPSIVTSTIEEPTSGWINNIYGAMGVVVGSAIGLMRTLHCDPDKVAEIVPADYVISHIIAASWDTAKRKNTLLSIENANPDVPETERIPIYNYVSICQNPITWRKFMYLNEKYGKLVPSEHVLWYYMLFLNKYKFMHDVCVIFLHMIPALICDTILFLSGRKPMLLKAYKKIHTFSAVISYFSTQQWQFKNDAVIKLWSRMNSADRKIFHFDMDNLNWELYIKQIIPGLRLYLIKDSMDTVKKGKKKYRKLKIYHYTVVTVCTIFLIWGVMSLISCIISFF